The following are from one region of the bacterium genome:
- a CDS encoding c-type cytochrome, with product MTQTLKNGILSNLQISSYYPIIMRFITNNVLTYVFFLLLSAPLSLWATGDPIAGKSKAMICSACHGETGISANPMWPNLAGQHARYLLEQLRQFKSGNKRPSAIMSPMVSSLTEQDMEDLAIYYAQQPVAAAIKTQPPHTLGEQLFRQGDSLRHIAACIACHGPDGRGNAQAGFPLISHQNADYTVQQLMAFKTKSRQSDPLEIMRTLASKLNPEDMKQVADYIAGLE from the coding sequence GTGACGCAGACCCTTAAAAATGGTATCCTTAGCAACCTTCAAATATCATCATACTATCCAATTATTATGCGTTTCATCACCAATAACGTTCTTACCTATGTATTTTTTTTATTGCTTTCAGCTCCTTTGAGCTTATGGGCGACAGGCGATCCCATTGCAGGCAAATCTAAAGCTATGATTTGTAGTGCTTGTCATGGCGAAACCGGCATCAGTGCCAATCCTATGTGGCCTAATCTTGCAGGGCAACATGCTCGATATCTTCTTGAGCAATTGCGCCAATTCAAATCAGGGAACAAGCGCCCCTCCGCTATCATGTCACCCATGGTCTCGTCCTTAACGGAACAAGACATGGAGGATTTGGCTATATATTATGCCCAGCAACCCGTAGCTGCGGCCATAAAAACCCAGCCCCCCCACACACTGGGAGAACAATTATTTCGTCAAGGAGATAGCCTTCGGCATATTGCGGCTTGTATTGCCTGTCATGGGCCAGATGGCCGAGGCAACGCCCAGGCGGGATTTCCCCTGATCTCTCACCAAAACGCTGACTATACGGTACAGCAGCTCATGGCGTTCAAAACCAAAAGTCGTCAATCTGATCCCTTAGAAATCATGCGCACCCTCGCAAGCAAACTAAACCCAGAAGATATGAAACAAGTTGCAGACTATATTGCAGGATTAGAATAG